One window of Magallana gigas chromosome 2, xbMagGiga1.1, whole genome shotgun sequence genomic DNA carries:
- the LOC136271688 gene encoding V(D)J recombination-activating protein 1-like gives MEHELKLNSLCRLCGVKIPINSKSHPKENFKSAITSLYNIDIDSDSLNIHPSKICTPCRLRLTRYSQAEDATLINLPVLHEFLPHSDNCDICYVKPGRPKKVLKRKLSVPSQSTKNSFICQEHSYHSADKDSQDRSRPSTSPDCPSSSTSSSSSTDHPSCSSTCSIPVPVDSSPFPPLDKLAIADACASEPVSSEKFKNVVIRSIPIERFCQVEVAQSFMCSICRGVPCEPYISKCNHIFCKECIVGWFSISSACPVCRSLLDESEVSPLHGHLLQIYDTLLVHCIHTNCSQSLVIRDIDKHENVCTMKGKKVLYDVTTKPKVFKLPLHSVSAKHTRHKRLKPIISQNNV, from the exons ATGGAGCATGAATTAAAGTTGAACAGTTTGTGCAGACTTTGTGGTGTAAAAATTCCCATAAATTCAAAGTCTCATCCCAAAGAAAACTTCAAGTCGGCAATCACATCCCTTTACAACATCGACATTGACAGTGACTCTTTGAACATTCATCCTTCTAAAATTTGTACCCCATGTAGACTTAGACTTACACGATACAGTCAAGCTGAAGATGCCACATTAATTAACTTGCCTGTTTTGCATGAATTTTTGCCCCATTCTGACAATTGTGACATTTGTTATGTAAAACCTGGCCGACCAAAGAAAGTGTTAAAGAGAAAATTAAGTGTCCCATCCCAGTCTACTAAGAACAGTTTTATTTGTCAAGAACATTCCTATCACAGCGCGGACAAAGACAGTCAAGACAGATCAAGACCTTCGACATCCCCCGACTGTCCATCATCTTCAACATCATCCTCTTCTTCTACCGATCATCCATCATGTTCGTCAACATGCTCCATTCCTGTCCCTGTAGATAGTTCCCCCTTCCCCCCTCTAGATAAGTTGGCAATTGCTGATGCATGTGCTTCTGAGCCTGTTTCatctgaaaaattcaaaaatgttgTTATTAGGAGCATTCCTATTGAGCGATTTTGTCAAGTAGAAGTTGCCCAATCATTTATGTGTTCGATTTGTCGTGGTGTTCCTTGTGAaccatatatttcaaaatgcaatcatattttttgcaaagaatGCATAGTTGGCTGGTTTTCCATATCAAGTGCATGTCCTGTATGTAGGTCATTACTTGATGAGAGTGAGGTGTCCCCCCTTCATGGTCATCTTCTTCAAATTTATGATACCCTGTTAGTGCATTGTATACATACAAACTGTTCCCAATCACTTGTTATTAGAGATATTGATAAACATGAAAATGTCTGTACAATGAAAGGCAAAAAAGTTTTGTATGATGTTACAACAAAACCTAAGGTGTTTAAATTACCTCTTCATTCTGTTTCTGCAAAGCACACACGTCATAAACGTTTGAAACCCATAATATCTCAG AACAATGTTTAG
- the LOC136271691 gene encoding V(D)J recombination-activating protein 1-like codes for MESCENLFLPSAAVYQIINYDGNVLFENSQNPCTDPLNINECFMQGFVELATPNCMGVRYCYFDALSVSLQELEPEIVNGLEKHGLIVENVILHTTVKDGCDGMGEVSIYKEKDFKMLPDKAFRFSFCIVKIEAEYQGKKYDVFTEPLPNSVRTNRPLLESISDENNHVSNVVCILPIENEREILMQNRMNVKTKQGWICHKFSFFNSMVDEKRDRGDSGLQGSGSKYLCTLCDADKHAAKELLGSFVINRSISECTNIAEILRVNPNVLSENELKKLSKGVKSAPLSKIEPIQKGIDATHADINLGQFFKKVIIREIAGVTKWELTQDVKSLVQSAESLLDQHLKFNCGINPQLMMPGNYARTLFETPHSVFIQYTYTKLMEPPFTNTLTLNPRNGRYF; via the exons AtggaaagttgtgaaaatttatttttgcctTCTGCAGCTGTTTATCAGATTATTAATTATGATGGCAATGTACTGTTTGAAAACTCCCAAAATCCTTGTACAGATCCTTTGAatataaatgaatgttttatgCAAGGTTTTGTTGAATTGGCAACTCCAAACTGTATGGGAGTTCGGTATTGTTATTTTGATGCACTGTCTGTTTCTTTACAAGAATTAGAGCCTGAAATTGTGAATGGGTTAGAAAAGCATGGTTtaattgttgaaaatgtaattttacataCAACTGTTAAAGATGGGTGTGATGGAATGGGTGAAGTTtctatttataaagaaaaagattttaaaatgttaccagaCAAAGCCTTCAGATTTTCTTTTTGTATAGTTAAAATTGAAGCCGAATATCAAGGCAAAAAGTATGATGTGTTTACTGAGCCATTGCCAAACAGTGTTCGAACAAATAGACCCCTTTTGGAATCAATTTCGGATGAAAATAACCATGTTTCAAATGTTGTTTGTATTCTACCcattgaaaatgaaagagaaattttaatgcaaaatcgCATGAATGTGAAAACAAAACAGGGTTGGATATgtcataaattttcattttttaattcaatggtTGACGAAAAAAGGGACAGAGGAGATTCTGGTCTTCAGGGTAGTGggtcaaaatatttatgtacattatGTGATGCAGACAAACATGCTGCAAAAGAATTACTTGGATCTTTTGTAATTAATAGGTCAATTTCTGAATGTACAAATATTGCTGAAATTTTGCGTGTCAATCCAAATGTTTTGTctgaaaatgaattgaaaaaattatcaaagggTGTGAAATCTGCTccactttcaaaaattgaacCAATACAGAAAGGCATAGATGCAACACATGCAGATATCAATTTAGGACAGTTTTTTAAGAAAGTTATTATACGTGAAATTGCTGGGGTTACAAAATGGGAACTCACACAAGATGTTAAGTCATTAGTTCAAAGTGCAGAATCATTGCTTGATCaacatttgaaatttaattgtggAATTAATCCCCAACTTATGATGCCTGGCAACTATGCAAGGACTCTTTTTGAAACTCCCCATTCTGTTTT TATTCAGTACACCTACACAAAATTGATGGAGCCACCTTTTACAAACACCCTCACACTGAATCCAAGAAATGGGAGATATTTCTGA